A region of the Acidobacteriota bacterium genome:
CCGGAATAATTTTTTGATGTGGGAGGGGGCAGGGGCCGACCGTCTTTCTTATAGATTTCGATCCATTCGTCGACGATGTCGCAGAGCTCCTTGAAGACTTCCGCCTCGTTGTCTCCATGGCAGCAGGGGCCGATCCAGCCGGGGACCGACCCGATATAGCACCGGTCTTCGTCCGACCACTCGACGATCTTCAGGAACTTGTCACTTTCTTTCATTGCCGTGTTTCCTCGATTTGTTGGCATTTGGATAGTACTAAAATAGTATTATAAAGTCAAGAGATTTCGCGGCTGAATCCATGTTAAGAGTCCATGACTGATGACGCGCCCGGAAGCGCTCGAGTCTCACGCGGGGTGGAGGCAAAGGAAGGAGAGCTTGACATCGCTTTCA
Encoded here:
- a CDS encoding toxin-antitoxin system HicB family antitoxin — its product is MKESDKFLKIVEWSDEDRCYIGSVPGWIGPCCHGDNEAEVFKELCDIVDEWIEIYKKDGRPLPPPTSKNYSGKFVLRTGPDLHQALSVRAMIEGESLNTFVVKALKKGL